A stretch of the Panicum virgatum strain AP13 chromosome 9N, P.virgatum_v5, whole genome shotgun sequence genome encodes the following:
- the LOC120691480 gene encoding ATP-dependent DNA helicase DDM1-like, producing the protein MKWGLGALSGGRPMVEEMVVAVANGVKAEVAPAAATADSPKSVLEDEKISHPNIGNASLATEPTKQEEESSDDFVDASSSLPVDLEINIASVHPVVEEEQLPDDLEINIASVHPVVEEEQLPEPVKEEEVDGFLDESLSVPIDLEAKNGDASLITEAMKKEEELLEEARIKAEEEEETRKREEAARLAFDPEARYSKLDDLLSKTQLFSEFLLQKMDQIADEVVEPQAEEPPAEEKKKGRGRKRKAKAVPQYNDKKAKTAVAAMLTRSREERLADDCTLSEEERWNKEQANLVPLMTGGKLKSYQIKGVKWLISLWQNGLNGILADQMGLGKTIQTIGFLAHLKGKGMHGPYMVIAPLSTLSNWVNEISRFVPSVTSIIYHGDKVVRAEIRRKFMPKTNDAVSPDFPIVVTSYEMAMSDAKFLAHYKWKYVVVDEGHRLKNSKCKLLREMKRIPMDNKLLLTGTPLQNNLAELWSLLNFILPDIFSSHEEFESWFDFSGKASEEKETEEKRRVHVVSKLHAILRPFLLRRMKEDVEQMLPRKKEIIIYANMTELQKRIQDHLVEKTFDVYLNEESDIVLRRPGIKAKLNSLFIQLRKNCSHPDLLEAAFGTTSLYPPVDKLLEQCGKFQLLDRLLTSLLARKHKVLIFSQWTKVLDIIEYYLDSKGLEVCRIDGSVKLEERRRQIAEFNDLNSNMNVFILSTRAGGLGINLTSADTCILYDSDWNPQMDLQAMDRCHRIGQTRPVHVYRLATSHSVEGRIIKKAFGKLKLEHVVIGKGQFEQERAKPNVLEEGELLALLRDEQAEEDKMIETDISDEDLLKLMDRSDLSGPPGAADAVPLIPLKGPGWEVVVPTKSGGGMLSSLTS; encoded by the exons ATGAAatggggtttagg GGCTTTATCTGGTGGTAGACCCATGGTAGAAGAGATGGTAGTCGCCGTGGCGAACGGGGTGAAGGCGGAAGTCGCCCCCGCCGCTGCCACGGCAGATTCTCCTAAATCCGTTCTGGAGGACGAG AAAATTTCTCACCCCAATATCGGGAACGCCTCCCTTGCCACTGAGCCAACTAAGCAAGAGGAGGAGAGCTCGGATGATTTTGTGGATGCAAGCTCGTCCCTGCCTGTGGACCTTGAAATCAATATTGCTAGTGTGCACCCTGTCGTGGAGGAAGAGCAGCTTCCGGATGACCTTGAAATCAATATTGCTAGTGTGCACCCTGTCGTGGAGGAAGAGCAGCTTCCGGAGCCTGTCAAGGAGGAGGAAGTTGATGGTTTCTTGGATGAAAGTTTATCTGTGCCTATTGATCTTGAGGCCAAGAATGGCGATGCATCCCTGATCACAGAAGCAatgaagaaggaagaggagctgCTTGAGGAGGCGCGGATtaaggcagaggaagaagaggagaccAGGAAGAGGGAAGAAGCTGCAAGACTTGCTTTTGATCCTGAGGCACGGTATAGCAAGTTAGATGACTTGCTGTCGAAGACACAACTCTTTTCAGAGTTTTTACTTCAGAAAATGGATCAAATCGCTGAT GAAGTTGTTGAACCTCAAGCTGAAGAGCCGCCggcagaagaaaagaagaaaggacGTGGCCGGAAGAGAAAAGCTAAAGCTGTGCCCCAATACAATGAT aAAAAGGCTAAGACGGCAGTGGCAGCCATGCTTACAAGATCTCGTGAAGAACGCCTCGCTGATGATTGTACTCTCTCAGAAGAAGAAAGGTGGAACAAAGAGCAAGCCAATCTTGTGCCTTTAATGACTGGTGGGAAGTTGAAGTCATACCAGATAAAGGGTGTGAAGTGGCTAATTTCATTGTGGCAGAATGGGCTCAATGGGATACTGGCTGACCAGATGGGCCTTGGGAAAACAATCCAAACAATTGGAtttcttgctcatctgaaaggGAAAGGAATGCACGGTCCATACATGGTAATCGCTCCTTTGTCCACTCTCTCGAACTGGGTGAATGAAATCTCGAG GTTTGTTCCATCTGTCACTAGTATCATTTATCATGGAGATAAAGTGGTCCGGGCTGAGATAAGAAGAAAATTCATGCCTAAAACTAACGATGCTGTTAGCCCTGATTTTCCGatagtagtgacttcatatgaGATGGCCATGTCAGATGCAAAATTTCTTGCTCACTATAAGTGGAAGTATGTTGTTGTGGATGAG GGGCATCGTttgaaaaattctaagtgtaAATTGTTAAGGGAGATGAAGCGCATACCAATGGATAATAAACTCCTTTTGACTGGGACACCCCTTCAGAACAATCTTGCAGAGCTGTGGTCACTACTGAACTTCATTTTGCCTGATATATTCTCATCACATGAGGAATTTGAATCATG GTTTGATTTTTCTGGAAAAgcaagtgaagaaaaagaaactgAGGAGAAAAGAAGGGTTCATGTTGTTTCAAAGCTTCATGCCATTTTGCGTCCATTCCTTCTAAGGCGGATGAAAGAGGATGTAGAGCAGATGCTTCCACGAAAGAAAGAGATAATCATTTATGCTAACATGACTGAACTTCAGAAGCGAATCCAGGATCACTTAGTTGAGAAAACATTTGATGTCTACTTGAATGAAGAATCAGATATTG TGTTGCGGAGGCCTGGCATTAAGGCAAAGCTAAATAGTCTTTTTATTCAACTAAGGAAGAATTGCAGTCATCCTGATCTTTTGGAAGCTGCATTTGGAACAACAA GCCTGTACCCACCTGTTGATAAGCTTCTAGAGCAATGTGGCAAATTTCAGCTTCTGGACAGATTACTAACTTCGCTACTTGCACGAAAGCACAAG GTTCTAATATTTTCACAATGGACAAAAGTTTTGGACATTATTGAGTATTACCTAGATTCAAAAGGCCTCGAGGTTTGCAGAATTGATGGTAGTGTTAAGTTggaagagaggaggaggcag ATAGCAGAATTTAATGACTTGAATAGCAATATGAATGTCTTCATTCTGAGCACACGGGCTGGTGGGCTTGGTATCAACCTTACTTCTGCTGATACTTGTATCCTATATGACAGCGACTGG AATCCTCAGATGGATCTACAGGCCATGGATCGATGCCACCGGATTGGTCAGACACGGCCAGTGCATGTATATAGGCTGGCAACATCACATTCTGTTGAG GGGCGGATCATCAAGAAAGCTTTTGGGAAGTTGAAACTAGAGCACGTGGTGATAGGGAAGGGACAGTTTGAACAAGAGAGAGCAAAGCCTAATGTCTTAGAG GAAGGGGAGCTGCTGGCACTGCTCAGGGACGAGCAGGCCGAGGAAGACAAGATGATCGAGACCGACATCAGCGACGAAGATCTTTTGAAGCTGATGGACCGGAGCGACCTGTCAGGACCGCCTGGTGCTGCTGACGCTGTGCCACTGATCCCTCTGAAAGGCCCTGGCTGGGAGGTCGTGGTGCCCACAAAGAGCGGTGGCGGCATGCTCTCGTCGCTTACCAGCTGA